The DNA region AAGGTCTTGGGCTCGCTGCTCCACGGCACGACGTCGATTTTTTCGGGCCGGAGTTCGTCCATCAGGACTTGGATCCGCGACCCGCGTTGGCCGACGCATGCGCCGACGGCGTCGATCCGCTCATCGTGGCTGATGACCGCGATTTTGCTCCGTTGGCCTGGCTCCCGGGCGATCGACATGATCTCGACGACGCCTTCGGCGATTTCGGGCACTTCCTGCTCAAGCAGCTTCCGCAAAAGGTTCGGGTGGCTCCGGCTGGCGATGACCTGGAAACCCCGGCGGTCTTCTTCAATTTTGAGGACGAGGACGCGCATGCGCTCTTGGGGGCGGTAATCGTCTGTCCCCACCTGTTCGCGCTTGGGCAATACGACCTCTTTGCGGTCGACCTGGAGCAAGACGTTGCCTTCTTCGCGGCGCATTACGATCCCGCTCATCACCTCGCCGACCCGGTCGCTGAACTGGTCGTGCAGCTTGCGCAACTCGGCTTCCCGGATCTTTTGCTGCAACACCTGTTTAAAGGTCTGCGCCGCGATCCGGCCAAAGGTGTTGGGGTCGACTTCCAGCGGCAGGAAGTCCCCGATTTGCGCATCGGCTTTGTATTTCTGCGCCACCTGGATGCTGACTTGAAGGCTGGGTTCCAGAACCTCGCCGACAACCTCTTTCTCGATCACCGCACCGCTCGGCACCGAATTGTCCAGCCGCAGGACCACCTCGCCTTGGACTGCCTTATACTTTTTGTATGCCACGGCCAGGGCTGTCTCAAGCTCGGTTCTGAGCTCTTCTGTTGAGAGGTCCCGTTCGTTTGCGATTTGTTGGAGCTGTTGAAGGATATCCATGGTGCGCCGTCCTTTTTTGACTCCCGGCCCGTGCCCCGCATAACAAAAAAGGCGACCTATGCGGCCACCCGTTTGATGCGGACTCCTGCCTGGTTGTAACCGTATTGTAGCATTTTCTTCTGGATTCCCCTGGTTCCCTTAATTAGGACCGGATTCCTTTGTACAATCTGCATATGAGGCTTCCTGCTCTTACCCCCCCTCATCGCCGTTCTCACTCCACCAGCGCTCGCTCTGAATTCGAATGGTGAATTTCCTTTGTTGCCAATGTCTCACTCTGGTTTGACTTCCGATGCCTCATGCAGTAGCCAGAAAGTAACTGCCGTCGGCCCGAGCGACATTTCGCCTGAACTCATGTTCAAGATGATCTCGCTGGATTACGATGCTGCAACTGAATCCACGCCCGCATGCCCAACGGATTGCACAGAGCAGACGTGGACTTGGAACGCCTGTATCAGAGTTCAAGATAATCCGTTACTCTGTGTTAAGTGGACGCATGGTGTTCATGTTTACTATTGTTCAGGTGCCACCTACTACAATTGCGACGGGTTTTCTTGGGTGAATACCGGTATTTACTGCGAGAACACTTCTCGACCTGGAGTCTTGGGGTGCAACCCGACCAATCCTAGCGAATTGCCTCAAGGTTGCGTTCCGCCTGTCCTCAGCGGGTGGGAATATTGTGATTAGCCTGAGAACCCTCAGTTCCAGCAATCCAAGAAGCAACTGGGTGACAAGGGTTTCCCTGGCGGTTTCCTGCTCGGCCTTGTCGATCTCACTCTTCGCCTATCTCGCCAAGGCGGTTCTCGATGTCCCCTTCCAAGTCATGGCTCGCAACGCGGCGGGGCTGAGACCCTTGCCGTTTCGGGAATCTTTCCAGTTTGCAACGGCATGGCAAGGGGCAACATGGAATGTGATGGCCTGGTGGCTGGCTTTGTGCATCGCCGGAAGCTCTATAACATTACTGATCGATCCGAGTCCATCCATAAAGAATGTCGCCAAGAGGATGGGATGGGCTTTCCTCATTTCGGCTAGTTGTTATTGGATTTATCCCTACGCGGTAAACCCGAAGCCTTGGCGAGTTGTTGGCGACTTGGGAACTGCTTATCACATCGTATACCACATGCCGCTCGTGCTGGCGACGGTTCTCGGCGCCCTTTTGGCCGGAACGTACTACTTAGGTTTTGAAAGGTTGATATGGAAAGAAGAGCTCTAACCCTCCCCGAACTCCTGGTCGTTGTGACAATCGTTGCCGTCCTTGCCAGGCTCCTGATGCCCGTATTCGCATCGGCCCGCAAACGGGCTCTGATCGGCGTTTCAACTTCGAACCTCAGGCAACTCGCGCAGGCTCAGAACTTGTATCTGGCTGATTCGGATGGCCGGGAACCAGTGGATTTGCAGGCCGTCGACCCTTATGTCAAGGAAGACCGCATTTATCTTTCACCCCTCGACCCTGAAATGGGTTTCAACATGAAGTTGACAAAGAAGTTTGGCAAACCGGTCTCCTATTTCTGGTCGAACAGCTACTTGGGGCACTTCGGCGGTGATTTATCCGATGTTGCCGTTTTTGTGGACGTTTTGATCGGGGAACAAGTGAGGACTCAAGCGCCAGGGCAGCTGGGCTCTTACAAAGGCAACGTCCTCCGGGCCATGCGCGATACGTCCGTCAAATCCAAACCGGTGCCCCACAAATGTGCCGATGCGGGCGGCGGCCAGCTTGTCGGACGGCCGTTTTGGGTTGTGTTCACCGACCGACCGTGCCCGCCGGGGATTTGCCCCGCAGGAAGCACCGATTGCGAACCTAGTCCTTAGATTTGACCGTGCTGGGGATTTGGACCATATCCCCGATTTGGATGAGGTTCTTCCTCAAAAATCCGGCTTTGAGCTCGATCGCATACTTCGCCATGCCATGCGAACTGTAATCGGTCGTCTCGTCCAAGGCTTTCATCGTGTAGGTGCTTAAAATCTTGCCCGATTCGCTGACATAGGCGATGTCGAGCGGCACCAAGGTGTTGCGCATCCAAAATCGCAGTTCCTGGCCCCGGCTGAACACAAAAATCATGCCTTGCTTCTCAGTCCAGTCTTCGTCCTTAAGGAACATCATCCCCTCGGCCCGCTTCATGTCCTCATCCATGACCCAACAGGTCACCGGGGTCTTTTCTCGGAACGTGATCTTGGTGGTGGCCAAATCCTTCAGCTGGAAATAGCGCTGCGAAACAAATCGCGGTTCTTGTCCCGTTTGACCGGCGGGCTGTCCTTGGGGGTTTTGGGCGAGGAAGAGGAGGAGGCTGGCGAACATGGGCATGGTCTATCCTTTACAGACGTGCGGCAGACCGCACTGGTTTTGTGGGTTCAACTGCGACTGGGGGCAAAGCTATCCCATTTTGACTCAAAAGTTGCAATTTCGTCGCAATAGTCCAAAGTCGTCCCCACCAAGTCCAGGCCGCGGAGGAGCTGGTCCTTGGTCGCCGCGTTGATTTCGAACGGCAGCTTTTCGCCGCCAGCAACCACCACCTGATTGGGCAAGTCGATCGTGACCTCTGTGCCTTGCGGCAGAGAAGCGACGGTTTGGTGCGCTGCCGCCGGCAGCTCGATCAGCAACAGGCCACAGTTGGCGGCATTTTGACGGAAGATGTCGCTGTATCCAGGCGAATCGGCATCCATCCGCGCGATTACGGCGATGAAACCCGCTTGCTGGATGGCCCACACCGCGTGCTCGCGGCTGGAACCGCATCCAAAATTCGTGCCGGTCACCAAAATGCCCGCCCCTTGCGCCGACGGTTGATCCAAAAAGAAATGGGGCTCTTGCTTGCGCACATCGGCAAACAGCAAATCGCCATAACCTGTTTTGGTGACCATGGTCAAAAACCGGGCCGGGATGATCCGGTCGGTGTCCACGTGGTCTTGCGGGTAAAGAGCGATTTTGCCGCTTGCAACGGTGAATCCGGACATAGCTTGGAAGGATTATGGATGATTGGCACCCCGCGTCAATCCCCCTCGCCGGCCCCTATGGGCCGGGAGACACAAAAAACCCCTTCCGGTGCCAACCGGAAGGGTAATTCAGGAGTTTCCAGCTCTTCGCTTGCGTTGCCTTGTTGAGAGAAAAATCAGTTGCGGCCTGCAACCATGCGCTGGCTGGCGGGGGCCACTTCCACGTAGGCATTGGCCGGAGCGAGCAAAAAGACGTTGTCGGCCACTTCTTCCCAGGTGCCTTCGGCGTTGTAGTTCACCCCGCACATGAAGTCCTTGATTTTTTCGCGGAGGTCTTCGGGGCACTTGCTGAGGTTAAGGAGTTGTTGTTCGCCCCGTTTGAGTCCATCGGCGGCCGCAACGGCATCTTGGAACGAGACAATTTGGCTGCGGACGGTCACGTGGTAGCGGTGGGCCGCATGGAGGCTCAGGCGGTTGTCGCGCTGGGCAGTCGAGCGGGTAGGCACGTGGTCGGTGTCGGACTCTTCGACTTCCTCACGTGTGAAAAAATCGCGGATGCGATCGATGACAGTGACGCGTTCCATAGCTTCTTCCATGATGCTTTCTTATCCCTTCCGTGGCGTTAACGGCTTCCAAAGAGCGCGGTTCCGACCCGGATGTGCGTCGCCCCTTCCTGGAGCGCGACCTCAAAGTCGTGGCTCATTCCCATGCTGAGCCACTCTCCGCCGATTCGCCGGTTTAATCCGGCCAATTTGCGGAAGGATTCCCTCGCCGCTTCGGGGTCTGGAGTCTGCCGGCCTATTGCCATTAAACCCCGGAACCGAACGTTATACGACTTTAGAACATGGGAAAGGACCGTGTCAAGGTCTTGAATAAAAATCCCTGATTTTTGTTGCTCTTCGTCAATATTGACCTGAATGAAAGCGTCAAGGGTCCGGTCCACCTTAGCGAATTCTGCGAGTTGGCGTTGGTTTTCCACGGTGTGGAGAACATCGGCGACAAAGGCGATCCGTTTGGCTTTGTTAGACTGGATTTTGCCGACAAAGTGCCAAACCGAGTCGTTTGGGACGCTGTGGACCTTTGATTCCAATTCCGCCAAGCGACTCTCGCCAAAATGGCGGACGCCCAGGGAGTAGGCGGCTTGGATTGCCTCCACTGGCAATGTTTTTGTCACCGCAACAAGCACCACCCCGGCCGGGTCCCGACCCACCGCGTCGCATGCCCGTCCAACCCGTCCCCACACATCTGCCAACCGGGGGGAGACCACTGATTCCCACCGTTCGGGCGAGTCTGCCATGCTTGCCAGGATAGACTAAGGGCGATGCACCCGATTGGGAGAGACGAATTCCTGAAACGCGCAAAGCCCGGTTTTGCCTGGCCATTGGTTCGCGAGCTCTTTGCTGACCTGGAAACCCCGCTGAGCGCGTATTGGAAGCTCGCCCACGATGAAACCGAGAGTTTCTTGTTGGAAAGTGTTAGCGGTGGGGAACAGGTGGCCCGGTATTCCATGGTCGGGGTAAGGCCCCGGGCCGTCGTGCGGGATTCCGCGATGCCGGGGCACGACCCGTTGGATGGGCTCGGCGGGCTCATGCCTCAGATCGATCCGGGTGCCGCCGGGGTTCTGGAAGGGTTGCCGGGTTTTGTCGGTGGCGCCGTCGGCATGGTCGGATACGACTACGTTCGGACGATTGAAGCGATCCCAGAAACAAATCCCGATGAACTCGGATTGCCCGATGTTGCGCTCATGGTTTGCGACACGGTCGCCGTGTTCGATCATGCCCGGGCCAAACTCCTCCTCATCGCGTTGGCCCAAGGAACGCCGGAAGGATACGACGCCGCCATCGCCGAATTGGAGCGGCTGGAGCACCGGCTGAAAGGCCCGCTGCCTGCCATGCCCCAAGGCACTTTCAGTCAGAGCGAGCCGGAATCGAATGTCGCCTCAGGCGATTTCATGGGGGCTGTCCGCCAGGTCAAAGAGTACATTGCCGCCGGCGATTGCATCCAAGTCGTCCTCTCCCAAAGGTATTCGCAACCGGTGGAGGCCCATCCGGTGACCATTTACCGCGCGTTAAGGGGCCTCAATCCATCGCCGTTCATGTACCTTTTGCGGTTCCGGGGGTTCGATATTGTCGGGGCATCGCCAGAACTGCTCGTCAGCTTGCACGGGCAGACGGCCAGGGTCCGGCCCATCGCCGGAACGCGACCCAGAGGGGCCGACCAGGAAGAAGACGCGCGATTGGCGGCGGAACTGCTTGCCGATGAAAAAGAACGCGCGGAACATGTGATGCTCGTCGACCTCGGCCGCAACGACCTGGGAAGGGTCTGCCGCCCGGGAACAGTGCAAGTGGAGCGGTTGATGCAGGTTGAGATGTATTCGCATGTCATGCACATCGTCAGTGACGTTGCCGGGGAACTGGCCCAGGGGCTTGGACCCATTGATTTGCTCCGGGCGGCGTTCCCAGCCGGAACCCTCAGCGGCGCCCAGAAAGTCAGGGCGATGGAAATCATCGAAGAGCTTGAAACTTCGCGGCGGGGGCTTTATGGCGGGGCCGTCGGCACGTTTTCCGCGAACGGCGACTTGAGCTTGGCTATCGCGATCCGGACGGTTCTCCTCAAGGATGGCTTGGCCCACGTCCAAGCGGGGGCGGGCATCGTTTACGACTCCAATCCAGAGACCGAATTTGCCGAATGCGCCCACAAAGCCAGAGCGGCCCTCAAGGCGATCGAGATGGCGCAATCCGGGCTCGATAGCTAATCGGCGAGCTCTCGGCCATAACCGTCGTGGCGGAGACCCCCCGCCAAAATATAGATGCCGTCGGCCCAAGACCACAGCAAGCCAAACCCGCACATTGAAGTGATTAACTGCAAAACGCCGATTGCCACATGCCCTAAGTACATCCGCCCCACGCCAGGAACGACATTCAGCAAAGCGGCCATCACCCGGTTCTTGTCCGACTTGGGCACCGAGTAAAGGGCGGGGTTCCAGGTTTGAGTCCCGTAGGGCGTCAGGGGGGCTGTGTAGCCAGATTCGATCCGCATCGGAGATTGGGGCACCGGCGTGCTTGGAGCGAGAGGAGATGGCCCCGCGGACGCGATAGGCGCGCCCATCCGGGAACCAGGAACCGGCGGTGGCGGCGGTTGGGTGTCGAGTTTGAAGAGGGGGATCAGCTGGGGGACTGATCCAGCCGGGGCCCAATCCGGCATCCCCGGACGCCAAACAAAGGTGTCGCGCTCAACCACGCAGTCCGCGATCAGTTCCGATAGGTTATCCAACGTCAGCGGTCCCAATTGACCGTAGTTGCCGACGTAATGCCATTCTGATTGACCCGTTTCGTCCATCCGCCCCTGCGCCTTGGTACATAGACAGTATGTCCCCGGGATCGGTTGCAAGGCACTCCAAAAGTCGGGGCCGGACTGGGAGTGCCGCCCATGCCGGGGTAGCCTGCCAACCTTGGCTATGCCGGTTCGCGTCCGATTCGCCCCCTCCCCCACCGGGCTCCTCCATATCGGGGCCTTGCGCACGGTTGTCTTCAACGATTTTTTTGCCAAGGGGAACCAAGGAACCCTGATTCTGCGGATCGAGGACACCGACCGGTCCCGCTATAACCCGGAAAGCGAGCAGGAATTCATCGACACGTTGGCCTGGGCCGGCATTGAATTCGACGAGGGGCCCCATGCCGGCGGGCCCCATGCCCCCTATCGACAAAGTGAGCGTAAGGAAGCTGGAATCTACGCCGAACACATCCAAACCCTCCTTGAAAATGGGGCTGCTTACAAGGCCTTCGACACCCCGGAAGACCTTGAGCAAATGCGGGAATTCCAGAGAATCAACAAAATGCCGACCGGCTATTTTGGCGGGGAGTGGCGCGATGCGACCCCGCAAAAGGTGGAGGAAGCCGAAAGTTCCGGCAAACCGTTTGTCATCCGCCTCAAAGTCCCCCACGGGACAAAGATCAAGGGGGTCGATGCTATCCGGGGGAATCTGGAATGGGATGGCGGCACCGTGGATGACCCCGTCCTCATCAAAGCAGACGGGATGCCGACCTACCACTTTGCCGCGATGGTCGATGACCACCTCATGGGGATCACGCACGTTTTCCGTGGTGAAGAATGGATCAGCAGTTACCCCAAACACATTGCCCTCTATGACGCATTTGGTTGGGAGATGCCGGTTTTTGTCCACTGCCCGGTTATCGTTGGCGCAGATGGCAAAAAGCTCAGCAAACGCCACGGGGCAACCCGAGTCTTGGATTACGCGGCCCAAGGGTTTTTGCCGCAACCTTTGCGAAACTTCATCGCCTTGATCGGGTGGAGCCCCGGTGACGACCGGGAGGCCATGACGGACGCCGAACTGGCCGAGGCTTTCGACATTAAGGGCATCCAGCCGTCTCCTGGCCGTTTCGACATGGAAAAGCTGCGGTGGATGAACGGACTCGCCATTCGGGCCATGGATCCGGAGGCTCTCTTTAGAGCCGTCTCCGATTATGTAGGCGACAGCATGGTCTGGAATTACTGGAACAACCTGGAGCCTGAAGAGGGACAGCCCCAACCAAGCGATTTCATCCCGGGATTGGAATCCCTCAAGACCATGATCCAAACCAATCCTGCTTACGTCAAGCAAGTTCTTCCCCTAGAGCAGGAACGGGTGGGAACACTTGCCGATTTTGGGCCCGCCTGCCACTTTTTCTTCATCGACGAGGTGGAGTTCGATGCCAAGGCAGTAGAGAAGGCATTCCGGTCCGACCATGTCGAACCCCTCTTCCGCCATTTGCACGAACGGGCGGGAGAAGACGACCTGCCTGCCCAATGGGAACAAAGCATCAAGGCTTGGGCAGAAGCCCAGGGGATCGAGAGAATGGGGCCTATCATCATGCCCATTCGGGTCGCCATGACCGGCAAACTCGCGGGGCCGGGCCTGTTTGACCTTTTGGCCGCATTGGGCCGTGACCGTGTCCGTGCCCGACTTGAGCGCGCGTTGGCCCAGCTATGAGCCTGTTGCGCCGATTCACATTCGGAGATCCAGAAAGCAGGTTCCTTTTTGAAAGGAGACCAGTTTTCGACCGAGCTCTGGCCGACACCGTTGCGCGCATCATTGATGATGTGGCCACAGAAGGG from Armatimonadota bacterium includes:
- the nusA gene encoding transcription termination/antitermination protein NusA → MDILQQLQQIANERDLSTEELRTELETALAVAYKKYKAVQGEVVLRLDNSVPSGAVIEKEVVGEVLEPSLQVSIQVAQKYKADAQIGDFLPLEVDPNTFGRIAAQTFKQVLQQKIREAELRKLHDQFSDRVGEVMSGIVMRREEGNVLLQVDRKEVVLPKREQVGTDDYRPQERMRVLVLKIEEDRRGFQVIASRSHPNLLRKLLEQEVPEIAEGVVEIMSIAREPGQRSKIAVISHDERIDAVGACVGQRGSRIQVLMDELRPEKIDVVPWSSEPKTFIVNALSPAKVNSIRMNEEEKSAYVVVPDNQLSLAIGRGGQNVRLAARLTEWKIDIRSEEQANQEKAAARTQGSGDPSPSP
- a CDS encoding type II secretion system protein, producing MERRALTLPELLVVVTIVAVLARLLMPVFASARKRALIGVSTSNLRQLAQAQNLYLADSDGREPVDLQAVDPYVKEDRIYLSPLDPEMGFNMKLTKKFGKPVSYFWSNSYLGHFGGDLSDVAVFVDVLIGEQVRTQAPGQLGSYKGNVLRAMRDTSVKSKPVPHKCADAGGGQLVGRPFWVVFTDRPCPPGICPAGSTDCEPSP
- a CDS encoding DUF192 domain-containing protein is translated as MFASLLLFLAQNPQGQPAGQTGQEPRFVSQRYFQLKDLATTKITFREKTPVTCWVMDEDMKRAEGMMFLKDEDWTEKQGMIFVFSRGQELRFWMRNTLVPLDIAYVSESGKILSTYTMKALDETTDYSSHGMAKYAIELKAGFLRKNLIQIGDMVQIPSTVKSKD
- the leuD gene encoding 3-isopropylmalate dehydratase small subunit — translated: MSGFTVASGKIALYPQDHVDTDRIIPARFLTMVTKTGYGDLLFADVRKQEPHFFLDQPSAQGAGILVTGTNFGCGSSREHAVWAIQQAGFIAVIARMDADSPGYSDIFRQNAANCGLLLIELPAAAHQTVASLPQGTEVTIDLPNQVVVAGGEKLPFEINAATKDQLLRGLDLVGTTLDYCDEIATFESKWDSFAPSRS
- a CDS encoding cell division protein SepF, whose amino-acid sequence is MEEAMERVTVIDRIRDFFTREEVEESDTDHVPTRSTAQRDNRLSLHAAHRYHVTVRSQIVSFQDAVAAADGLKRGEQQLLNLSKCPEDLREKIKDFMCGVNYNAEGTWEEVADNVFLLAPANAYVEVAPASQRMVAGRN
- a CDS encoding YggS family pyridoxal phosphate-dependent enzyme, whose protein sequence is MADSPERWESVVSPRLADVWGRVGRACDAVGRDPAGVVLVAVTKTLPVEAIQAAYSLGVRHFGESRLAELESKVHSVPNDSVWHFVGKIQSNKAKRIAFVADVLHTVENQRQLAEFAKVDRTLDAFIQVNIDEEQQKSGIFIQDLDTVLSHVLKSYNVRFRGLMAIGRQTPDPEAARESFRKLAGLNRRIGGEWLSMGMSHDFEVALQEGATHIRVGTALFGSR
- the trpE gene encoding anthranilate synthase component I, encoding MHPIGRDEFLKRAKPGFAWPLVRELFADLETPLSAYWKLAHDETESFLLESVSGGEQVARYSMVGVRPRAVVRDSAMPGHDPLDGLGGLMPQIDPGAAGVLEGLPGFVGGAVGMVGYDYVRTIEAIPETNPDELGLPDVALMVCDTVAVFDHARAKLLLIALAQGTPEGYDAAIAELERLEHRLKGPLPAMPQGTFSQSEPESNVASGDFMGAVRQVKEYIAAGDCIQVVLSQRYSQPVEAHPVTIYRALRGLNPSPFMYLLRFRGFDIVGASPELLVSLHGQTARVRPIAGTRPRGADQEEDARLAAELLADEKERAEHVMLVDLGRNDLGRVCRPGTVQVERLMQVEMYSHVMHIVSDVAGELAQGLGPIDLLRAAFPAGTLSGAQKVRAMEIIEELETSRRGLYGGAVGTFSANGDLSLAIAIRTVLLKDGLAHVQAGAGIVYDSNPETEFAECAHKARAALKAIEMAQSGLDS
- a CDS encoding DUF4339 domain-containing protein — its product is MDETGQSEWHYVGNYGQLGPLTLDNLSELIADCVVERDTFVWRPGMPDWAPAGSVPQLIPLFKLDTQPPPPPVPGSRMGAPIASAGPSPLAPSTPVPQSPMRIESGYTAPLTPYGTQTWNPALYSVPKSDKNRVMAALLNVVPGVGRMYLGHVAIGVLQLITSMCGFGLLWSWADGIYILAGGLRHDGYGRELAD
- a CDS encoding glutamate--tRNA ligase encodes the protein MPVRVRFAPSPTGLLHIGALRTVVFNDFFAKGNQGTLILRIEDTDRSRYNPESEQEFIDTLAWAGIEFDEGPHAGGPHAPYRQSERKEAGIYAEHIQTLLENGAAYKAFDTPEDLEQMREFQRINKMPTGYFGGEWRDATPQKVEEAESSGKPFVIRLKVPHGTKIKGVDAIRGNLEWDGGTVDDPVLIKADGMPTYHFAAMVDDHLMGITHVFRGEEWISSYPKHIALYDAFGWEMPVFVHCPVIVGADGKKLSKRHGATRVLDYAAQGFLPQPLRNFIALIGWSPGDDREAMTDAELAEAFDIKGIQPSPGRFDMEKLRWMNGLAIRAMDPEALFRAVSDYVGDSMVWNYWNNLEPEEGQPQPSDFIPGLESLKTMIQTNPAYVKQVLPLEQERVGTLADFGPACHFFFIDEVEFDAKAVEKAFRSDHVEPLFRHLHERAGEDDLPAQWEQSIKAWAEAQGIERMGPIIMPIRVAMTGKLAGPGLFDLLAALGRDRVRARLERALAQL